One window of the Colletotrichum destructivum chromosome 4, complete sequence genome contains the following:
- a CDS encoding Putative High mobility group box domain-containing protein: MTDVVSTPRPRRSTSSSGGNSAHSAMERRTSIGTDEGPDSVGSAGSRASRKRAVSIDIEEANSSRGREFSLETGPMGGEGGKDYICLCTPALKVPRPRNAFILYRQHHQAQVIAQHPGLSNPEISKIIGEQWRIQSEDVKESWKKLAEEEKIRHQRQYPDYRYQPRRGGRPGSRPSPSSGADSGRCPKCGGRFIATPRTPSTPCGTPTAAKSSMSPHHPRDARGGDSDHLRHALSGTKQQYQYQSSGLRDAEDDYEPMSPSPELKRRRFNGMGHYQAVPSPGPYTGHPLSRQPRSSLSMPPTPPVAGYGPLPGPSSLARTGHGNMAPPPRPHHPAYTGPSRGPGFDESLRLPPLQTQTSPPLNRDNDANDRPGAHPAAGLGITNPRDSYAQSLEAMIMTIPFLSKLKVLQKISPTLAPPGPISPDIEIRGAVIAVEGADSRQLEQVGMAVHRSLLGLGEIDLKTWTDGPITPVSILPAEEDAKMNDTASVGSSRKSSHSQSSPQTSELFSNYMQTMMKWHEKSREIVRHVSTRQGLGADVPPLARRASDGEMVGSRHSSVSAAGKTPIALLPAGFSLTISDKYACMIPIADSYAPVDHWQWMSTLWRGIVGPDLVIYVKSVAEDEVTRGGAVEFRGSGVMVVRIAHNKSLDEKTERRISFEVVEWIRGGSYQEGFGRGLM, translated from the exons ATGACAGATGTGGTCTCTACccctcggccacggcggtCAACTTCTTCCTCCGGGGGAAACTCTGCCCACTCGGCCATGGAACGAAGAACAAGCATTGGGACGGACGAAGGACCAGACTCTGTAGGCTCTGCCGGCAGTCGAGCGAGCAGAAAGCGCGCTGTTTCCATCGACATTGAGGAGGCCAACAGTTCCAGAGGGAGAGAGTTCAGCTTGGAGACTGGACCAATggggggcgagggcggcaaggacTACATATGTCTCTGCACGCCTGCCCTCAAGGTTCCAAGGCCTCGCAACG CCTTCATCTTATACAGACAGCACCATCAAGCACAGGTTATTGCTCAACATCCGGGTCTTTCCAACCCAGAGATATCCAAAATCATAGGAGAGCAGTGGAGGATACAGTCTGAGGACGTCAAGGAAAGTTGGAAGAAACttgcagaagaagagaaaatTCGACATCAGCGGCAATACCCGGACTACCGGTATCAACCTCGACGTGGTGGTAGACCAGGAAGTCGACCGAGCCCCTCGTCCGGGGCCGATTCAGGACGGTGTCCCAAGTGCGGAGGCAGGTTCATCGCAACACCGAGAacgccatcaacgccgtgcgggacgccgacggcggcaaaATCCAGCATGAGTCCCCACCACCCGAGGGATGCCCGTGGTGGTGACAGCGACCACCTGCGGCACGCCTTGTCCGGCACGAAACAACAGTACCAGTATCAATCCAGCGGCTTGCgagacgccgaggacgactaTGAGCCCATGTCGCCGTCCCCTGAGCTTAAACGGCGCCGATTCAACGGAATGGGTCATTACCAGGCAGTCCCGTCGCCAGGGCCGTACACGGGCCATCCGCTGTCGAGGCAGCCCAGGTCGTCGCTGAGCATGCCCCCCACGCCGCCAGTTGCTGGCTACGGCCCTTTGCCCGGTCCATCATCACTTGCGAGAACCGGACACGGGAACatggcgccgcctccgcgacCACATCACCCCGCCTACACAGGACCGAGCCGTGGTCCCGGTTTCGACGAGAGTCTTCGCCTACCACCGTTGCAAACCCAGACATCTCCACCGCTCAACCGAGACAACGACGCAAACGACCGCCCGGGCGCCCAccctgccgccggcctgggcaTCACGAACCCGCGGGATAGCTATGCCCAGagcctcgaggccatgatcATGACGATCCCTTTTCTGAGCAAGCTGAAGGTGCTGCAGAAGATCAGCCCGACTCTGGCCCCGCCAGGCCCGATCAGCCCGGACATTGAGATTCGCGGGGCTGTAATTGCCGTCGAGGGAGCCGATTCGCGGCAGTTGGAACAGGTGGGCATGGCGGTTCACCGATCCCtgctcggcctgggcgagatCGACTTGAAGACGTGGACCGACGGACCAATCACGCCCGTGTCCATCCTGccagccgaagaagacgcaAAGATGAACGACACGGCGTCTGTCGGGAGCAGCAGAAAGAGTAGCCACTCGCAATCCAGCCCGCAGACCTCGGAGCTGTTCTCCAACTACATGCAGACCATGATGAAGTGGCACGAGAAGTCGCGCGAGATTGTCAGGCACGTCTCAACGAGACAGGGTCTTGGGGCGGACGTGCCGCCGCTTGCAAGACGAGCATCGGACGGAGAGATGGTCGGGTCTAGACACAGCTCGGTatcggcggcgggcaagaCGCCGATCGCGCTGCTTCCCGCGGGGTTCAGCTTGACTATTTCGGACAAGTACGCCTGCATGATACCCATTGCCGATTCGTACGCCCCGGTCGATCACTGGCAGTGGATGTCGACTCTGTGGAGGGGAATCGTCGGACCGGACCTCGTCATCTACGTCAAGTcggtggccgaggacgaggtaACTCGCGGAGGTGCCGTCGAGTTCAGAGGTTCCGGGGTGATGGTCGTCAGGATTGCGCATAATAAATCGCTGGACGAGAAGACTGAGCGGCGCATCTCTTTTGAGGTGGTGGAGTGGATTCGAGGCGGTAGCTATCAGGAGGGGTTCGGACGAGGGCTGATGTGA
- a CDS encoding Putative AAA+ ATPase domain, TIP49, P-loop domain, ruvB-like, AAA-lid domain-containing protein: MVQISEVKGNSRENRTAAHTHIKGLGLKQDGTAEKQAAGFVGQTTAREAAGVVVDLIRAHKMAGRGVLLAGGPGTGKTAVALAISQELGTKIPFCPIVGSEIYSTEVKKTEMLMENFRRAIGLKVRETKEVYEGEVTELTPEEAENPLGGYGKTISTLLIGLKSAKGQKKLRLDPSIYEAIQKERVSVGDVVYIEANTGACKRVGRSDAYATEFDLEAEEYVPIPKGEVHKKKEIVQDVTLHDLDVANARPQGGQDIMSMMGQLMKPKMTEITDKLRGEINKVVSKYIDQGVAELVPGVLFIDEAHMLDVECFTYLNRALESPISPIVVLASNRGMATIRGTDDIVAAHGIPTDFLGRLLIIPTTPYQSDEIKRIVRIRATTEGVPITDAALDKIAEHGVRISLRYCLQLLTPASILSKANGRSQIDVQDVAECEDLFLDSRRSASLLSGESGKGYIS; encoded by the exons ATGGTCCAAATCAGCGAGGTCAAGGGAAACAGTCGCGAGAACCGCACGGCTGCCCACACCCACATCAAGGGTCTCGGACTGAAGCAGGATGGAACCGCAGAGAAGCAGGCCGCTGGCTTCGTTGGTCAGACGACGGCAAGAGAG GCCGCCGGTGTTGTAGTCGACCTCATCCGAGCACACAAGATGGCAGGCCGCGGCGTCTTGCTGGCGGGAGGACCCGGCACGGGAAAGACGGCGGTCGCTCTCGCCATCAGCCAAGAGCTCGGAACAAAGATCCCCTTCTGCCCTATCGTCGGCAGCGAAATCTACTCGACAGAagtgaagaagacggagatgCTGATGGAGAACTTCCGCCGCGCGATCGGCCTCAAGGTCCGGGAAACGAAGGAGGTGTACGAGGGCGAGGTCACGGAGCTCACCccggaggaggccgagaacccTCTGGGCGGGTACGGCAAGACTATCAGCACACTCTTGATCGGCCTGAAGAGCGCAAAGGGCCAGAAGAAGCTCCGGCTAGACCCCAGCATATACGAGGCTATTCAGAAGGAGAGAGTATCGGTGGGAGACGTCGTTTACATCGAGGCGAACACGGGCGCCTGTAAGCGTGTAGGAAGATCCGACGCCTATGCGACCGagttcgacctcgaggccgaggagtaCGTGCCCATCCCGAAGGGTGAGGTgcacaagaagaaggagattgTCCAGGATGTGACGCTCCATGACCTCGACGTTGCCAACGCGCGGCCTCAGGGAGGCCAGGACATCATGAGCATGATGGGCCAGCTGATGAAGCCCAAGATGACCGAGATCACAGACAAGCTGCGCGGAGAGATCAACAAGGTCGTGAGCAAGTACATTGACCAGGGCGTTGCCGAGCTCGTGCCCGGTGTGCTCTTTATCGATGAG GCACACATGCTCGATGTCGAGTGTTTCACTTACCTGAACCGGGCTCTGGAATCGCCCATTTCGCCGATTGTCGTGCTGGCGTCAAACAGAGGAATGGCGACGATTCGCGGCACGGATGACATTGTCGCGGCCCACGGCATTCCGACAGACTTTTTGGGTCGCCTGCTCATCATCCCGACCACGCCGTACCAGTCGGATGAGATCAAGCGTATTGTTCGGAtcagggcgacgacggagggTGTGCCTATCACCGATGCCGCCCTTGACAAGATCGCGGAGCACGGCGTTCGCATCAGCCTGCGGTATTGCCTACAGCTGTTGACACCCGCCAG CATTCTTTCCAAGGCAAACGGTCGCAGCCAAATCGACGTCCAGGACGTGGCCGAGTGCGAGGACCTCTTCCTGGACTCGCGGCGCAGTGCCAGTCTCTTGAGCGGCGAAAGCGGCAAAGGATACATCTCGTGA